A window from Malania oleifera isolate guangnan ecotype guangnan chromosome 7, ASM2987363v1, whole genome shotgun sequence encodes these proteins:
- the LOC131159756 gene encoding tRNase Z TRZ1 isoform X1 codes for METGNKASVPEISENGKKKGIMEIEGYPIQGLSIGGLETCIILPTLNLAFDIGRCPLHAVSQDFLFISHGHMDHIGGLPMYVATRGLHGMKTPTVIIPTAIKEGVEKLFEAHRIMDQSELKHNLVCLNVGEEFYLRKDLKVRAFRTYHVIPSQGYVVYSVRQKLKKEFLGLPGKEIAKLKYSGVEITDTITLPEIAFTGDTMSDFIIDNANVDALRAKILIMESTYLDNKLTVENARDYGHMHLSEIINYANKFENKAILLIHFSARYQPDEIQAAVLALPPPLAGRVFAFDQGF; via the exons ATGGAAACGGGAAACAAAGCCTCTGTGCCAGAAATATCTGAGAATGggaagaaaaagggtataatggAGATTGAAGGATACCCAATTCAGGGTTTGTCAATAGGAGGACTGGAGACGTGCATAATACTCCCCACGCTCAATTTAGCATTCGACATTGGCAGGTGCCCTCTTCATGCTGTCTCACAGGACTTCCTCTTCATCTCCCATGGTCACATGGACCACATT GGAGGACTGCCTATGTATGTTGCAACACGTGGACTGCATGGCATGAAGACCCCTACAGTTATTATACCAACTGCCATAAAAGAAGGTGTAGAAAAGCTGTTTGAGGCACACAGAATTATGGACCAATCAGAGCTGAAACATAACTTAGTTTGCTTGAATGTCG GAGAAGAGTTTTATCTAAGAAAGGACCTAAAAGTAAGAGCATTTAGAACTTATCACGTCATACCTAGCCAG GGCTATGTAGTTTACTCTGTAAGGCAGAAACTTAAGAAGGAATTCCTTGGCCTTCCTGGAAAGGAGATTGCAAAGCTGAAGTACTCAGGTGTGGAG ATTACTGACACTATAACATTGCCTGAAATTGCTTTTACGGGAGATACAATGTCTGACTTCATAATTGACAATGCTAACGTTGATGCTTTGAGGGCAAAGATACTCATTATGGag AGCACATATCTTGACAACAAATTGACTGTGGAAAATGCTAGAGATTATGGGCACATGCATTTGTCTGAG ATCATCAATTATGCAAATAAGTTTGAGAACAAAGCAATTCTTCTGATCCACTTTTCAGCCCGTTACCAACCAGAT GAAATTCAGGCTGCTGTCTTGGCATTGCCTCCACCTCTGGCTGGTCGAGTTTTTGCCTTCGACCAAGGTTTCTGA
- the LOC131159756 gene encoding nuclear ribonuclease Z isoform X2, translated as METGNKASVPEISENGKKKGIMEIEGYPIQGLSIGGLETCIILPTLNLAFDIGRCPLHAVSQDFLFISHGHMDHIGGLPMYVATRGLHGMKTPTVIIPTAIKEGVEKLFEAHRIMDQSELKHNLVCLNVGEEFYLRKDLKVRAFRTYHVIPSQGYVVYSVRQKLKKEFLGLPGKEIAKLKYSGVEITDTITLPEIAFTGDTMSDFIIDNANVDALRAKILIMEEIQAAVLALPPPLAGRVFAFDQGF; from the exons ATGGAAACGGGAAACAAAGCCTCTGTGCCAGAAATATCTGAGAATGggaagaaaaagggtataatggAGATTGAAGGATACCCAATTCAGGGTTTGTCAATAGGAGGACTGGAGACGTGCATAATACTCCCCACGCTCAATTTAGCATTCGACATTGGCAGGTGCCCTCTTCATGCTGTCTCACAGGACTTCCTCTTCATCTCCCATGGTCACATGGACCACATT GGAGGACTGCCTATGTATGTTGCAACACGTGGACTGCATGGCATGAAGACCCCTACAGTTATTATACCAACTGCCATAAAAGAAGGTGTAGAAAAGCTGTTTGAGGCACACAGAATTATGGACCAATCAGAGCTGAAACATAACTTAGTTTGCTTGAATGTCG GAGAAGAGTTTTATCTAAGAAAGGACCTAAAAGTAAGAGCATTTAGAACTTATCACGTCATACCTAGCCAG GGCTATGTAGTTTACTCTGTAAGGCAGAAACTTAAGAAGGAATTCCTTGGCCTTCCTGGAAAGGAGATTGCAAAGCTGAAGTACTCAGGTGTGGAG ATTACTGACACTATAACATTGCCTGAAATTGCTTTTACGGGAGATACAATGTCTGACTTCATAATTGACAATGCTAACGTTGATGCTTTGAGGGCAAAGATACTCATTATGGag GAAATTCAGGCTGCTGTCTTGGCATTGCCTCCACCTCTGGCTGGTCGAGTTTTTGCCTTCGACCAAGGTTTCTGA